The Penicillium oxalicum strain HP7-1 chromosome VI, whole genome shotgun sequence genome window below encodes:
- a CDS encoding Short-chain dehydrogenase cctT, producing MGQKTVLITGCSEGGIGDALAKTFHEKGFRVFASARNTAKVQHLKGMGLDIVQLDVTDDMSIKKAVATFKTATGGHLDFLVNNSGAGYAMPFLDSDLSVAKKMFDVNVFAVVAVTQAFAPLLIAAKGTIINIGSILGIMPLPWQGYYNASKAAVAIITDQMRIEFAPWGVGAILVTTGAIKTKFFENLPIAPRLPENSLYYPAKDLVEPALSGSEQEKNSMDVDAYAEKVVRNAMRSSPKKHLWSGGATLVTWLASTFGWSTIWFSNLYIPGHDAASYRPHAGDYEEDQSRTEDWSKGKLIGSMSRNELNM from the exons ATGGGTCAGAAGACCGTTCTCATCACAGGTTGTAGTGAGGGTGGGATAGGTGACGCTCTTGCAAAAACCTTCCACGAGAAGGGCTTTCGCGTGTTCGCCAGTGCTCGGAATACCGCCAAAGTCCAGCATCTCAAGGGGATGGGCCTCGATATTGTACAACTAGATGTCACTGATGACATGTCGATCAAGAAAGCAGTGGCGACCTTCAAGACTGCAACGGGTGGGCATCTAGATTTTCTGGTCAACAACTCGGGCGCGG GCTATGCTATGCCTTTCTTAGATTCGGACTTATCGGTCGCAAAGAAGATGTTCGACGTGAATGTCTTTGCCGTCGTCGCCGTGACTCAAGCGTTTGCACCGCTTCTGATCGCCGCCAAGGGAACGATCATCAATATTGGATCGATTCTGGGGATAATGCCCCTTCCCTGGCAGGGGTACTACAATGCAAGCAAAGCTGCTGTGGCGATTATCACCGACCAGATGCGTATTGAGTTTGCTCCTTGGGGAGTTGGCGCGATTCTCGTCACCACGGGAGCCATCAAGACCAAATTCTTTGAAAACCTTCCTATCGCACCACGACTGCCAGAGAACTCTCTATATTACCCTGCCAAGGATTTGGTCGAACCTGCATTGTCTGGAtcggagcaggagaagaatTCGATGGATGTCGATGCTTATGCCGAGAAGGTGGTGAGGAACGCAATGCGTTCGAGCCCTAAGAAGCATCTCTGGTCCGGGGGAGCAACTTTGGTGACTTGGCTGGCCTCAACATTCGGCTGGTCGACCATCTGG TTCTCTAACTTGTACATTCCAGGACATGATGCTGCCTCCTATCGTCCACATGCCGGAGATTACGAAGAAGATCAGAGCCGTACAGAAGACTGGAGCAAGGGCAAGTTGATCGGATCCATGTCCCGGAACGAATTGAACATGTAA